A single Candidatus Omnitrophota bacterium DNA region contains:
- a CDS encoding glycosyltransferase, translated as MASQIDIIIITYDARDKLERCLRSIVRNTGGLSYRITVVDNGCTDGTSGFLNIYHRKNKYVDIIRSDKNLGFSGGANIALKNTRNELICLMDDDVEVTGGWLRELRREIKARPDAGIVGCKILSGDGRIWSADYRIRLLNSIGIGEIDRGQRDYIKECDALVGPCWLMRRRILDKVGYFDERFFPCQNEDIDYCLRTRLAGYKIVYDGRARIIHHHLFRDGGTAQNHRNRQRFLRKWGKGLLRFPLKDSEPADRHMANGIDHLEMGDFKKALDEFRKMGRRDKRFLEPAYIGTALAGMHEYGKAVEQFKEAIYSNPSNMGAHHRLALIYKKMGLVKKARDAAARTFDFVTSRSA; from the coding sequence ATGGCTTCGCAGATAGACATTATCATAATTACATATGATGCCAGAGATAAACTTGAGCGCTGCCTCAGGTCGATAGTAAGGAATACCGGAGGCCTAAGTTATCGGATAACTGTCGTCGACAATGGATGCACCGATGGTACATCCGGTTTTTTAAATATCTACCACCGCAAAAATAAATATGTGGATATAATCCGGTCCGATAAGAACCTTGGCTTCAGCGGAGGCGCCAATATAGCATTAAAGAATACCCGTAACGAATTGATCTGCCTCATGGATGACGATGTAGAAGTGACCGGGGGATGGTTAAGAGAACTGCGGAGAGAGATAAAGGCCAGGCCGGATGCCGGTATCGTAGGCTGTAAGATATTATCCGGTGACGGGAGGATATGGTCTGCGGATTACAGGATACGGTTATTGAATTCCATCGGGATAGGTGAGATAGACAGGGGGCAGCGGGATTACATAAAGGAGTGCGATGCCCTCGTAGGGCCATGCTGGCTGATGAGAAGGCGTATTTTAGACAAAGTGGGTTACTTCGACGAGCGGTTTTTCCCATGCCAGAACGAAGACATAGATTACTGCCTCAGGACAAGGCTTGCCGGTTATAAGATCGTTTATGACGGCAGGGCCAGGATCATCCACCATCATCTTTTCAGGGATGGTGGCACGGCGCAGAATCATAGGAACAGGCAAAGGTTCCTGAGAAAATGGGGAAAAGGGCTATTGCGATTCCCCCTTAAAGACAGCGAACCCGCAGACAGGCACATGGCGAACGGGATAGACCATCTTGAAATGGGCGACTTCAAAAAGGCACTTGATGAGTTTCGAAAGATGGGAAGGCGCGACAAGAGATTTTTAGAGCCGGCGTATATCGGGACGGCATTGGCCGGTATGCATGAATACGGGAAAGCGGTCGAGCAGTTTAAAGAAGCCATCTATTCAAATCCCTCGAATATGGGAGCGCATCACCGGCTAGCCCTGATCTACAAAAAGATGGGCCTGGTCAAAAAGGCCAGAGATGCGGCGGCAAGGACGTTCGATTTCGTGACATCGAGATCAGCGTGA
- a CDS encoding S24/S26 family peptidase, which produces MRPFLRVGDQIVTSKLVLKDLSLGDLVICKLSSHLYIHRFLYRYGPFFITKGDNLPYIDMPLLSERLIGKAIAVRRCGKEMHLDNIVWRITNHILGAVSMLEAYTVKILRFIKRTLISP; this is translated from the coding sequence ATGAGGCCGTTCTTACGGGTCGGAGACCAGATCGTAACCAGCAAACTGGTGCTAAAGGATCTGTCTCTTGGAGATCTGGTAATATGCAAGCTCAGCAGCCATCTCTATATACATAGATTTCTATACAGATACGGCCCTTTCTTCATAACCAAAGGGGATAACCTGCCGTATATAGACATGCCTTTGCTGTCAGAACGGCTTATAGGCAAGGCGATCGCCGTAAGGAGATGCGGTAAAGAGATGCATTTAGACAATATCGTATGGCGGATTACGAATCATATCCTTGGGGCAGTCTCTATGCTCGAGGCCTATACCGTCAAAATATTGCGTTTTATAAAAAGGACACTTATATCGCCCTGA
- a CDS encoding PTS sugar transporter subunit IIA, with protein sequence MKIMEFLNKKAIATNLKAADKEGVIRELVDLLSKAGEIKNKEELVKALLARESLGSTGIGQGIGIPHAKSQNVKELVAAFGLSQKGVNFDSLDGEAVYIFFLLLAPEESAGPHLKALARISRMLKDKYFRELLRKAKDEKEVLHIIQEEDAKKY encoded by the coding sequence ATGAAGATCATGGAGTTTTTGAACAAAAAGGCCATTGCTACGAACCTCAAGGCGGCCGACAAGGAAGGCGTGATACGCGAACTTGTCGACCTCCTTTCGAAGGCCGGAGAGATCAAAAATAAAGAAGAACTCGTAAAGGCCCTCCTGGCGCGCGAATCGCTCGGTTCCACCGGCATAGGACAGGGGATAGGCATACCGCATGCCAAGTCACAGAACGTGAAGGAACTGGTAGCGGCGTTCGGGCTTTCACAGAAGGGTGTCAATTTCGATTCTCTGGACGGAGAGGCGGTATATATATTCTTCCTACTGCTGGCCCCGGAAGAATCCGCGGGACCTCACCTAAAGGCGCTCGCCAGAATATCCCGTATGCTCAAGGATAAGTATTTCAGGGAGCTTCTCAGGAAGGCGAAAGATGAAAAAGAGGTGCTCCATATCATTCAGGAAGAAGACGCGAAGAAGTACTGA
- a CDS encoding YvcK family protein, whose translation MKILKAFKWLYPGMWVKRWILLTVFGIIMISMGFVMVILEQSSRNKTFAATVIIFGILSVITGVKRIIKSFVTILLPQHMDTLVDKVYQKRILERGPRIVVIGGGTGLSTLLHGLKEYTSNITAIVTVADDGGSSGRLREDFDVLPPGDIRNCLVALADAEPLMGKLFQFRFGEGTELSGHSFGNLFITAMSKVAGNFDAAIKESSKVLAIRGSVLPSTLEKVTLMAKHEDGSETVGESQIPKAKSPIRRIFLRPVNCRPTDEAVEAIKRADAIVLGPGSLYTSIMPNLLVGKIYQEILSSKALKMYVCNVMTQKGETDDYKASDHLKAIIEHTTPGIVEYCIMNTAKIPPEILKKYKDEEAYPVVPDSENLKKMKCKVIEAHIVTIRDYVRHDAVKLAKIIVDLVTSIKKAR comes from the coding sequence ATGAAAATACTTAAGGCGTTCAAGTGGTTATACCCCGGCATGTGGGTAAAACGATGGATCCTTTTGACGGTCTTCGGGATCATCATGATATCCATGGGGTTCGTCATGGTCATATTGGAGCAGAGTTCGCGGAATAAGACATTCGCCGCAACCGTCATCATATTCGGTATACTATCCGTGATCACCGGTGTAAAGAGGATCATAAAATCTTTCGTCACCATCCTGTTGCCCCAGCATATGGACACCCTCGTCGATAAGGTATACCAGAAGCGCATACTGGAGAGGGGGCCGAGGATCGTGGTGATCGGCGGGGGGACCGGGCTCTCCACTCTTCTGCACGGCCTTAAAGAGTATACGAGCAATATCACCGCCATCGTCACCGTGGCGGATGACGGCGGATCATCCGGCCGTCTCAGGGAGGATTTCGACGTGCTGCCGCCCGGCGATATAAGGAACTGCCTCGTCGCCCTGGCCGACGCGGAACCGCTCATGGGCAAACTCTTCCAGTTCAGGTTCGGCGAAGGCACGGAACTGAGCGGCCACAGCTTCGGCAATCTCTTCATAACGGCTATGTCGAAAGTGGCCGGCAACTTTGACGCGGCTATAAAGGAATCGAGCAAGGTGCTTGCCATACGGGGGAGCGTCCTCCCTTCCACGCTGGAAAAGGTGACGCTTATGGCAAAGCACGAAGACGGCTCCGAAACGGTGGGAGAGAGCCAGATCCCGAAAGCGAAGAGCCCCATCAGGAGGATATTCCTGCGTCCGGTGAACTGCAGGCCGACCGACGAAGCGGTCGAGGCCATAAAGAGGGCCGACGCCATAGTGCTGGGTCCGGGAAGCCTCTACACCAGCATAATGCCGAACCTTCTTGTCGGCAAGATCTACCAGGAGATCCTATCCTCGAAGGCGTTGAAGATGTACGTGTGCAATGTCATGACACAGAAGGGCGAGACCGATGACTACAAGGCGAGCGACCACCTGAAGGCGATCATAGAGCATACGACGCCGGGGATCGTCGAATACTGTATCATGAACACGGCAAAGATACCGCCCGAAATACTGAAAAAGTATAAAGATGAAGAGGCTTATCCTGTGGTCCCGGATTCCGAGAACCTCAAGAAGATGAAGTGCAAGGTGATCGAAGCCCATATAGTCACCATCAGGGATTATGTCAGGCACGATGCCGTTAAACTGGCAAAGATAATAGTGGACCTTGTGACGAGCATCAAGAAAGCGAGATAG
- a CDS encoding HPr family phosphocarrier protein gives MTVEKTIVIRNKQGLHARPAALFVQIANKFDSDITVTKGKDKVNGKSIMGIMMLEAGRGSKVTIVATGDDAEQAITELENLLLSDMEDSIL, from the coding sequence ATGACGGTAGAGAAGACGATCGTTATAAGAAATAAACAGGGCCTGCACGCCAGGCCGGCGGCCCTCTTTGTCCAGATAGCGAACAAATTCGACAGCGATATCACGGTCACGAAAGGCAAGGATAAAGTGAACGGGAAATCGATCATGGGCATAATGATGCTTGAGGCGGGGAGGGGCTCAAAGGTGACTATCGTCGCCACGGGCGACGACGCCGAACAGGCGATCACGGAGCTTGAGAACCTGCTCTTGAGCGATATGGAGGATTCGATACTTTGA
- the ptsP gene encoding phosphoenolpyruvate--protein phosphotransferase, which yields MLKGIPASPGVTIGKVFLFGREQYSIPRRIINEEQIQNEIKRFKDALIQTKQEILEIKKRISDDIGTEHGQIFSAHLLVIEDSMLIEEVIAKLKKDRHSIEYIFQDVLKRYIKVFSEMDDEYLKERISDINDVGRRILRNLIGAKEDALTNVKEKVVVVAYDLSPSDTATMHKTNVIGFATDIGGRTSHTAIMAKSLEIPAVVGLEVVTKKVGNGNPIIVDGTHGVVVINPSPKTLKKYEQERQRYIAFEHRLQELKDLPCVTLDGKKIDLAANIEVPEDVVSVLAHGAQGIGLYRTEYFYMNRKDLPKEDEQFKAYSAVARKIKPQPIVVRTLDLGGDKFLSQFEVPHEMNPFLGWRAIRFCLARPDIFKVQLRAILRASVYGNLKVMYPMISGLDELRQANALLEEAKRSLKKESIPFNEDIEVGAMIEVPSAALVSHILAKEVDFFSIGTNDLIQYALAVDRVNEKIAYLYEPAHPAVLMLIKSIIDNGHKAGVWVGMCGEMAGYINMTLILLGLGLDEFSTSPINIPEIKQIIRSVSMEQAKKIAEEALTLSTGKEVEKFAKRKLREILPDMAIGMEDEE from the coding sequence ATCCTGAAAGGTATCCCGGCATCTCCGGGCGTTACCATAGGAAAGGTCTTTCTTTTCGGCAGGGAGCAGTATTCGATACCCAGGCGCATAATAAATGAAGAGCAGATACAGAATGAGATAAAACGTTTCAAGGATGCGCTCATCCAGACTAAGCAGGAGATACTCGAGATAAAGAAAAGGATATCGGACGATATAGGCACGGAACACGGCCAGATATTCAGCGCCCATCTTCTCGTCATAGAAGACAGCATGCTAATAGAGGAGGTCATAGCAAAGCTTAAAAAAGACAGGCACTCCATAGAATACATCTTCCAGGATGTCCTCAAGAGATATATCAAGGTATTTTCCGAGATGGATGACGAGTACCTGAAAGAACGTATAAGCGATATAAACGATGTCGGCAGGCGTATACTCAGGAACCTTATAGGCGCCAAGGAAGACGCGCTCACGAATGTCAAAGAAAAGGTCGTGGTCGTCGCGTACGACCTGTCTCCTTCCGATACCGCGACCATGCACAAGACGAACGTGATAGGGTTCGCCACCGATATCGGCGGCCGGACGTCCCACACGGCCATAATGGCCAAGTCCCTTGAAATACCGGCAGTGGTCGGGCTGGAGGTGGTCACAAAGAAGGTAGGGAACGGTAATCCGATAATCGTAGACGGGACGCACGGCGTGGTCGTCATAAATCCTTCGCCGAAGACGCTTAAAAAGTATGAGCAGGAAAGGCAGAGATATATAGCGTTCGAGCACCGCCTCCAGGAACTGAAAGACCTGCCTTGCGTCACGCTTGACGGGAAGAAGATAGACCTCGCGGCAAACATAGAGGTGCCGGAAGACGTCGTGTCGGTCCTTGCCCACGGCGCCCAGGGCATAGGACTCTACAGGACAGAATATTTCTATATGAACAGAAAGGACCTGCCGAAAGAAGATGAGCAGTTCAAGGCGTATTCGGCGGTCGCGCGTAAGATAAAACCGCAGCCCATAGTCGTCAGGACGCTTGACCTGGGAGGGGACAAATTCCTTTCGCAATTCGAAGTGCCGCATGAGATGAACCCGTTCCTGGGCTGGCGCGCCATAAGGTTCTGCCTGGCGAGACCCGATATCTTCAAGGTGCAGCTCAGGGCCATCCTGCGCGCATCCGTATACGGGAATCTGAAGGTCATGTACCCGATGATCTCCGGCCTCGATGAGCTAAGGCAGGCGAACGCGCTGCTCGAAGAAGCGAAGAGGTCCCTGAAGAAGGAGTCGATACCGTTCAATGAAGATATAGAGGTCGGCGCCATGATAGAGGTCCCTTCAGCCGCCCTGGTAAGCCACATACTGGCCAAGGAAGTCGATTTCTTCTCTATAGGCACCAACGATCTTATCCAGTATGCCCTTGCCGTAGACAGGGTTAACGAGAAGATCGCTTACCTTTATGAACCGGCGCACCCGGCCGTGTTGATGCTCATAAAGAGCATAATAGACAACGGCCATAAGGCCGGCGTCTGGGTGGGCATGTGCGGAGAGATGGCGGGATATATAAACATGACCCTTATACTCCTCGGGCTCGGCCTGGACGAATTCAGCACCTCGCCTATAAATATCCCGGAGATAAAACAGATAATACGTTCCGTGAGCATGGAGCAGGCAAAAAAAATAGCGGAAGAGGCGCTCACGCTCTCCACGGGAAAAGAGGTCGAGAAGTTCGCGAAGAGGAAGCTCAGGGAGATACTGCCGGATATGGCTATAGGTATGGAGGACGAAGAATAG
- a CDS encoding bifunctional phosphoglucose/phosphomannose isomerase translates to MGTVSLDDIKVIGRYDRSNMIGTIESFPFQCREAVRIGGSFSLPSGLADGINNVVCTGLGGSAIGADLARSYAADDARIPVIVNRNYALPGFVDGHSLVIVSSYSGNTEETLAAYKDARKRNARIAVISSGGELARRAKSDAVPMVSIPGGLQPRCAVGYSFFTTLILLSKAGIIKDQAEDIEDAIAILEDLREKELGSHVPEKKNIAKMTARSLAGLFPVIYGGQDHIDSVVTRWRGQIAENSKTLSSAHLFPEMNHNEIVGWAHPDNILKHSAVVLLRDAGDSPRVSKRIDITRGILSDEGVKVKEVWSRGGGLLARMLSLVYIGDFVSFYLAILNEEDPTPVERITRLKKELAKS, encoded by the coding sequence ATGGGGACCGTCTCTCTCGACGATATTAAGGTAATAGGACGTTACGACCGCTCGAATATGATCGGGACTATAGAGTCATTCCCCTTCCAGTGCAGGGAAGCCGTTCGGATAGGAGGGTCATTCAGCCTTCCGTCGGGTCTTGCGGACGGCATAAATAATGTTGTATGCACGGGCCTCGGCGGCTCGGCGATAGGAGCAGACCTCGCGCGGTCATATGCGGCGGACGATGCGCGTATCCCGGTGATCGTTAACAGGAATTATGCCCTTCCGGGCTTCGTAGACGGACATTCGCTTGTCATCGTCTCCAGCTATTCAGGGAACACGGAGGAGACGCTGGCCGCATATAAAGATGCCCGTAAAAGGAACGCGCGTATAGCGGTGATCTCATCCGGCGGCGAACTGGCCCGCCGGGCCAAGAGCGACGCCGTCCCCATGGTCTCCATACCGGGCGGTCTTCAGCCGCGTTGTGCCGTAGGCTATTCTTTTTTCACCACCCTCATATTGCTTTCAAAGGCCGGCATAATAAAAGATCAGGCGGAAGATATCGAAGATGCGATAGCTATCCTGGAGGATTTGAGAGAAAAAGAGCTCGGGAGTCACGTGCCGGAAAAGAAGAACATCGCAAAGATGACGGCGCGTTCTCTCGCCGGTCTATTCCCGGTAATATACGGCGGGCAGGACCATATCGATTCTGTCGTTACCAGGTGGAGGGGCCAGATAGCGGAAAATTCGAAGACGCTTTCTTCCGCGCACCTATTCCCGGAGATGAACCATAATGAGATAGTGGGGTGGGCGCACCCGGATAATATTTTAAAACATTCCGCGGTCGTACTATTGAGGGACGCGGGGGACAGTCCCAGGGTCTCGAAGAGGATCGACATAACCAGGGGCATATTGAGCGATGAAGGGGTAAAGGTCAAAGAGGTATGGTCCAGGGGCGGGGGGCTTCTTGCGCGTATGCTATCCCTCGTCTATATAGGGGATTTTGTCAGTTTTTACCTCGCCATATTGAACGAAGAGGATCCCACCCCCGTCGAAAGGATCACCCGTCTAAAGAAGGAGCTGGCGAAGAGTTGA
- a CDS encoding nucleotidyltransferase family protein: MTVLILAAGYAVRLKELTQDNPKPLLVVAGKTIIDRILEKVKGAGPAGKVYLITNAKFFGKFRDWHKASRYGAKVELIDDGSVSNETRLGAIRDIYLAIEKKAIDDDLLVIAGDNLFDFDLAKFRIFASSKVDGVSVAVHDIKDRDAAARKFGVVMLDDDGVVADFEEKPEDPKSALISTGIYYFPRAKLSLIRDYVRTSDRLDAPGYYISWMVKNDKVYGFTFSEDWYDIGDIESYRKADSTYSKKEN; encoded by the coding sequence TTGACCGTCTTAATATTAGCCGCCGGCTACGCGGTGCGGCTTAAAGAGCTGACGCAGGATAACCCGAAGCCTCTCCTGGTGGTGGCGGGGAAGACCATCATAGACAGGATACTTGAGAAGGTAAAGGGTGCCGGGCCCGCAGGCAAGGTATATTTAATAACGAACGCGAAGTTCTTCGGGAAGTTCAGGGATTGGCATAAGGCTTCGCGGTATGGCGCGAAGGTCGAGTTGATAGACGACGGGTCCGTTTCGAATGAGACGAGGCTGGGAGCGATACGCGACATATACCTTGCGATAGAGAAGAAGGCGATCGATGACGATCTCCTGGTCATTGCCGGAGACAACCTCTTCGACTTCGACCTGGCTAAATTCCGTATTTTTGCGTCATCAAAAGTTGACGGTGTCTCTGTGGCCGTTCACGATATAAAGGACAGGGATGCCGCCGCCAGGAAGTTCGGTGTCGTTATGCTTGATGATGACGGGGTAGTAGCGGACTTCGAGGAGAAGCCGGAGGATCCGAAGTCGGCACTCATATCTACGGGGATATACTATTTCCCCAGGGCGAAGCTCTCGCTTATAAGGGATTATGTAAGGACTTCGGACCGGCTGGACGCCCCGGGTTATTACATAAGCTGGATGGTAAAGAACGATAAAGTGTACGGGTTCACATTTTCCGAAGATTGGTACGATATAGGAGATATCGAATCTTACAGGAAGGCGGACAGTACGTATTCAAAAAAGGAGAATTAG